A region from the Aegilops tauschii subsp. strangulata cultivar AL8/78 chromosome 5, Aet v6.0, whole genome shotgun sequence genome encodes:
- the LOC141022460 gene encoding uncharacterized protein, translated as MEEQIAALAKAVHDGRAANDARLDAIQQSLELWRPSVTNLQQQLDELRTQVGRIALHPMLTASSTSPEDAVVQPVSSPPTDDPGHHGSSGHSRNVDSGGSAHGVVTTLVPPPVTGEPLRPPFPLKSGELGWDLAHTVDLPPQSPHVSFGGHGNWALPRLDFPSFDGENPQFWKNKCEKYFSVYGVQREMWVRVSTLHFEGNAARWLHVQEAHDTSFTWETLCSAVCAKFGREQYQVQLRQFNTLRRIGSVTVYMEQFEELMHRLLAHNPAFDPLFFTTQFLDGLKTDIKVGVALHRPQDLDSTFSLSLLQEELMGLMPRKDPGQARHPARPLPAAGGLHPRPVPPAPPAAAEDRRALDAAWAADRRAKPARGEDRVAALRNYRRARGLYFKCGERWGQGHQCAATVQLHVVEELLEMLQAEAQDRQGTELDSDEEQLMSISKVATTGATTPRTVRLLGLINGHEVLILVDLGSSHSFISEETTQKLKAQVQLMQPVSVKIVDGGTLTCFGYIPACETTQGQRFETDVRVLPLGSYDMVVGMDWLEACGRMLVDWTAKTLQFQHQGASITLVGLQPKLQQVEQVTMDQLLRLEQRVKTINIRPYRYTPEQKDEIEAQVKEMLEKGIITPSTSAFSSPVLLVKKKDQTWRFCVDYRHLNTITVKKTYPMPVIDELLDELAGSKWFSKLDLRAGYHQIRLVPEDEHKTAFRTHLGHFQFRVMPYGLAYALATFQGVVDTVLKPVLRHGVLAFMDDILIHSEELEEHRQLLKRVLQLLAEKDLKAKMSKCTFSQQEISYLGHVISDKGVAIDKSKIQVVQEWPQPQNVKELRGFFGLAGYYRKFVRFFGVLSKPLTEMLKKGAIFIWTPTAEAAFSALKQALVQAPVLALPDFRKQFVVETDASATGIGAVLMQGGHPVAYLSKALAPRNLGLSAYEKECLALLLAIDHWRPYLQHLEFMYKTGVTNRAADALSRCEHKPESEMAAISICKPKWLEAIKHSYQADPAAQQRMTKLALAPDSEPDYTLQDGILRFRGRVWIGEDTDTQQHLIRALHDSAAGGHSGFHATYNRVKRLFTWKGMKL; from the exons ATGGAAGAGCAGATCGCAGCCCTGGCGAAGGCGGTCCACGACGGGCGCGCCGCCAACGACGCCCGTCTCGACGCGATCCAGCAGTCGCTCGAGCTCTGGCGGCCGTCGGTGACCAACCTGCAGCAGCAACTCGACGAGCTGCGTACCCAGGTCGGCCGGATCGCCCTCCACCCCATGCTGACTGCGTCTTCGACATCTCCTGAGGACGCGGTGGTGCAGCCGGTGTCATCTCCTCCGACCGACGACCCTGGGCACCACGGGTCAAGTGGCCACAGCAGGAACGTCGACTCCGGGGGCTCGGCACACGGGGTAGTCACTACCCTGGTGCCGCCTCCGGTCACGGGTGAGCCTCTCCGGCCCCCTTTTCCTTTGAAATCCGGCGAATTGGGCTGGGATCTGGCACATACTGTTGATCTTCCACCTCAGTCGCCTCACGTTTCTTTCGGGGGACACGGCAATTGGGCCCTTCCGCGGCTTGATTTTCCATCCTTCGATGGCGAAAACCCCCAATTCTGGAAAAACAAATGTGAAAAATATTTCAGTGTTTATGGAGTTCAGAGAGAGATGTGGGTGCGGGTATCTACTCTCCATTTCGAGGGTAATGCCGCGCGTTGGCTGCATGTGCAGGAAGCACACGACACCTCCTTCACCTGGGAGACGCTTTGTTCAGCCGTGTGTGCCAAATTTGGCCGTGAACAGTACCAAGTTCAGCTTAGGCAGTTTAATACTCTTCGTCGGATAGGGTCGGTTACAGTGTACATGGAACAATTTGAGGAACTCATGCATCGGTTGTTAGCTCATAACCCTGCTTTTGATCCGTTGTTCTTCACTACGCAATTCCTTGATGGTCTCAAAACCGACATTAAAGTAGGTGTTGCTTTACATCGCCCGCAAGACTTGGACTCCACCTTTTCTCTTTCTCTGTTACAGGAGGAGCTGATGGGACTGATGCCCCGGAAGGACCCAGGCCAGGCGAGACACCCCGCTCGTCCACTGCCAGCTGCGGGTGGATTACATCCCCGCCCGGTGCCCCCCGCGCCTCCAGCAGCGGCAGAAGATCGTCGGGCTTTGGACGCGGCTTGGGCAGCTGACCGGCGCGCTAAACCAGCACGAGGCGAGGACCGCGTCGCCGCACTGCGCAATTACCGTCGCGCGCGCGGTCTCTACTTCAAGTGCGGGGAACGATGGGGGCAGGGCCATCAGTGCGCTGCCACCGTCCAACTCCATGTTGTCGAAGAGTTGTTGGAGATGCTGCAGGCCGAAGCGCAAGACAGGCAAGGGACTGAGTTAGATTCTGATGAGGAACAACTCATGTCCATCTCCAAGGTTGCGACCACAGGGGCAACAACCCCGCGAACTGTTCGATTGCTGGGTTTGATCAATGGCCACGAGGTGCTGATCCTGGTGGACTTAGGTAGCTCGCATAGTTTCATCAGTGAGGAAACAACTCAGAAACTGAAAGCACAAGTTCAGTTGATGCAGCCCGTGTCAGTAAAGATTGTAGACGGAGGCACCTTGACTTGTTTTGGATACATACCTGCTTGTGAGACAACACAAGGGCAGCGGTTCGAGACTGATGTCAGAGTTCTCCCTCTCGGTTCTTATGACATGGTGGTGGGAATGGATTGGTTAGAAGCATGCGGACGTATGTTGGTCGATTGGACAGCAAAAACGCTGCAGTTTCAGCATCAGGGAGCATCTATCACCCTGGTAGGATTGCAGCCCAAGCTTCAGCAAGTTGAGCAAGTGACAATGGATCAGTTACTCAGGCTGGAGCAAA GGGTCAAAACGATCAACATCAGACCGTATCGCTACACTCCTGAACAGAAAGACGAGATAGAAGCTCAGGTCAAGGAGATGTTGGAAAAAGGGATCATCACACCCAGTACGAGCGCATTTTCATCGCCCGTGCTGCTGGTCAAGAAGAAGGACCAAACATGGCGTTTCTGTGTCGATTACCGTCATCTCAACACCATCACTGTCAAGAAAACCTACCCGATGCCTGTGATCGACGAGCTGCTCGACGAGTTGGCTGGTTCTAAGTGGTTCTCGAAGTTGGATTTGCGAGCCGGATATCATCAAATCCGCTTGGTCCCGGAGGATGAGCACAAGACAGCATTCCGAACGCACTTGGGGCACTTTCAGTTCAGAGTGATGCCGTACGGCCTCGCGTACGCTCTTGCAACTTTCCAAGGGGTGGTCGACACCGTGCTTAAGCCAGTTCTTCGCCACGGGGTTTTGGCATTCATGGACGACATATTAATCCACTCTGAAGAGCTGGAAGAGCATCGACAGCTACTGAAACGCGTCTTGCAGCTATTGGCCGAGAAAGATCTCAAGGCCAAGATGTCCAAATGCACGTTTTCCCAACAGGAAATCAGTTACCTGGGACACGTCATCAGTGACAAGGGGGTGGCCATAGACAAGAGCAAGATCCAAGTAGTGCAAGAATGGCCGCAGCCGCAGAATGTCAAAGAGTTACGTGGATTCTTTGGGTTAGCAGGTTATTATCGGAAATTTGTTCGCTTCTTTGGAGTACTCAGCAAACCCCTCACTGAAATGCTGAAGAAAGGGGCGATCTTCATATGGACACCAACGGCCGAGGCCGCGTTCTCTGCGCTGAAACAAGCCTTGGTGCAGGCCCCAGTGCTCGCACTGCCAGATTTCCGAAAGCAATTTGTCGTAGAAACGGACGCGAGTGCCACGGGAATTGGCGCAGTTCTGATGCAAGGAGGACATCCCGTTGCGTATCTCAGCAAAGCATTGGCTCCACGAAACCTAGGCCTCTCGGCGTACGAGAAAGAATGCCTGGCTCTACTTCTGGCCATCGACCACTGGCGGCCCTACCTGCAACATTTAGAGTTCATG TACAAAACGGGGGTGACAAATCGAGCGGCAGACGCGCTGTCCCGATGCGAGCACAAGCCAGAATCAGAGATGGCCGCAATCTCCATATGTAAACCTAAGTGGTTAGAAGCTATCAAGCACAGTTACCAGGCAGATCCAGCGGCGCAGCAACGTATGACAAAGCTAGCCCTGGCACCGGACAGTGAGCCCGATTACACCTTGCAGGATGGCATCCTGCGCTTCCGAGGGAGAGTGTGGATTGGTGAAGATACTGACACCCAACAACACCTGATTCGAGCGCTTCATGACAGTGCCGCGGGTGGCCATTCGGGCTTCCATGCCACCTACAACAGGGTCAAGCGATTGTTCACGTGGAAAGGAATGAAGCTGTAG